The sequence AGAGAGAaggtaactttttttttcttttttgaattggCTGGTTAATGGGCATCGCGGCGgctaagagagagagagaaccggagagagagagagaccttGCTGGCGGCGTAGTTTGATGGTTACGCGGGATTGAATCTTGCCGGAAGCGTTATAAggttctctttctcttctgaCGCTTTATCTCTGTTTTctcgtcttccttttttttgtgtcatgTCCAGCTGTTTGGATGCACATCGTGTGTTACTCAAcatgaatttcaaaataactTGGCCATTTTAAATCGTTTAAAATTGGAAAATAGTTTTACAATTTGCGTGGCTTCAAGGTTGGAATGTAAAGAATTTCCAATGTTTTGATTGCCATCGATCATGATGACGTCATGAAGTAGCTtttaattgaatattttgtttttagtttctCAACACGAATGGGGTAGATGCGACATTATTATTACCTGCCAGATGTTGCCATGACGACGGATTGAGGCGTCCTCCCACCCCACCCAATACGGATGGGCGTGTATCGATCCGATGCCTCGTGCCGGGACTCCCTCACATCGTTTGCCATTCGAAAAGAATACCcctctagaaaaaaaaacacttttggAACTACGTCAGATTCCGTGCAAATGGCCACCACCGTCaacactgtaaaaaaaaaacacattttttaggTGGGACATTTTTATGGGTTTATGGTCAGCATTGATGGCTTCGCGGCTCCCGTTTCAGGTCAACTTGATTGCTTCACGGATTTTTAAAATCcatttcaggttttttttcacttgagaCTGCAATAAAAATCATTCTCAAACAATCCGACTGTTATGAAGTTGTCTAGTTTTGCCAAGATGGCTGATAATCTGAAATCGTTCCATTTCTCAAAGAATTCAGAGCAGACGACATTCTTGGCCGAATCAACTAATATGGCGATTAGGCTAAACAGTATACGAAAGGAACAGAAAcgtgtgttttaaaaaatcattttcaaaacgTTATTGAGGAAACAAAGGTCTACTACTACCATCGAATATTTGCTATTGACAGGTAAGAAAACGAAGCTGGATTGCAATCaggtttttgattttctagGATAGTTGTAGAATACTAAGAAATGAGAGACCAATCGAAAACCAGAATATGGCGCCGTACaatcttgaaaaaaagaagacacaGAGCAGTTGGAGGGAAAAAACCGACTTCCACAATCGCGACCTTAGACGTAACGagtttttttatcatttcgaCAGAGAATATTTGTCTCGTTcctaacttttttttgtttgtcctcGATCGACacagtaataaaaaaaaaaaaaaatctcaaggACGTCCGACATCAGTTTTCCACATCACGTGATTGTTTGCAGACTGCAcgatgcgaaaaaaaaaggcgtcaCCTAGGCAACGAATGATCTGGAtagataaaaaagaacaatgcgtttggcaaatgaaacaaaaacgaatcgCCGTGGAAATAACCGCGAAAAATATTGTCCACTGCTGAAAGGACCTCCCGGGTTTTCAAGTTGTTTGGTGTTAAGTGAACTGAacttttgtttcgaaaatagCAAAAACCGTGTAGACAAACATGTCATCCTTGCTGTGCACCTTCTGGCGCTAATGGCTACCTAATGAGTTAATTATCCAAGTGCAAGACGTCGGGTAATGAGAGCCCGAGACGCCGAAATAGTTGAAAACAACGACAGAAAAACAGTCGAATACTAGTGCAGCTTTTCGATTCGAATAGAATTGATGATGTCTAAAGATTcggaaaaaaatgggcaatCTGACTGTCGAAAGTGAAGCTCATCATATGAAAAATTTTTCGCGTAAAGCGCTAATgaaagattaaaattaaatggcCGCCATGTTCAACGAGATTCGAGAAATGTCGTCAGAAAAACTGCTCGAAATGCAAGTCTAAACTCAATTTCATGGCCAAAAAATGTGATAGACGCGTTGTTGACGTTACGATCTGACTTTTGGTATCAATGATTCTGCAGAAAAGTGGACCTGAAACGTTTAATCAGCGTTTATTAAGTTGGCGTCATCAACAAATTTCGTCCTGACGGGGCGGCGGTTTCATGTTCGCTGAAAACATCAGCCTTTCATCTATCCAAAACAGCTACTACCCTTCATTTTTTCACCAATCAAATAGTACTACTATATTCCTCAGAAAGAGAGCTGTCGATTGATTCTAATGAATTTATCTTAGATCGAGATTTAAGGAGATTAAATTGGCGAAGAAAGAGGACGAGTTGCGAGCTGAAATGCCCATTTTTCGGGTGCGGCTCGTCGTCCATGAGAAACACAAGCATGAGGCTTTATTCTGTAAAAAGATGGCGACCCTTTGTCATCCGGGGCCCACACGTGACCATTGCTCTACCAATAGGAGCTCGCTTTTGGGGAAGGAGGGCGTGCCTTCAACTAGTCTGGCCAGAAAGGGAGCCATCGACCGGCATGTTTCTATCAGTCGCCGCCAGGGACGGCCAGAGTTCGGTCCGTATTTCGTGGTCGCTCGTTGTGCTGTATAAATGTAAGGCACGCAACAAACAGCGCCCTCGttaggaaaaagcaaaaaaaaaaagaagggaggcCAAAGTTTTTATATCCCAGTGTCTGCAGTGTCCATGAATTTTGTTCTCAAGTGTGAAACAAAGGAATATTTTCCTCTGTGACTTTAAGTCTTCaggtaagcaaaaaaatttttttttcttttctctgctACATTCCGTCGTGCGTTATTTTGATAGAACGTGAGCTGCGTAAGGCTGGAATAGAGGAGGAAGAGTGTTGTACTGTTATgtgcgtgtgtctgtgtgtgtgtgtgtgtctgcccGCGCTGGTGGGGAGGAAGTGAGTAGGGGGAGGGGAACGAAAGGCGAAGAGGGAGGGAGAGGAGAGAGAAACGCCGAGTGAATATAAGggagccacacacacacagacaagagagaaggagagagtCTTATGTAGTCGTcgaaatgtatatatatttaaacgGGGAAATGCGTCTTTGCTTGTGGGGAGATGGCGTCGACGTCGTTTCGGCTCCCTTTATGGCCAAGAATTTCCGATTTTATTGTTCGCTTCTGAAATTTCGTAtcacttgaattttttctttttggtcaaggcaaactaaaaaaaaaaaccgagcCCGGACttcttgaatttgaataagaaaacgTTGTTGGGTGTGTGTGAGTAACATTCCTCGGAGAGGGTCGGTAATGCCTGCAGGGTGGAAAGGCGTCGTCACGTGACCCGGCGTGAGAAACGAGACACACGTGTCTGcatgtgtatttttttcttcttccagaagggtttcatcctttttttttgtgtgttgtgtaGTTGCATCGCGATAACCTCTTCACCTCGTAGCGTCACTCATCCGGCCGTGACACGCTGATAAAAACGATTACTGGTGGCATGCTACAGAAAAGATGTTTAGttatggtaatttttttttcaaggggtTTATTATCAAATGTTTGTCAATCGAACATGATTCACGTACACGAAGTTTCAGAGTCCATTTTGTGATCAAGTGAGAAAAACAACGAGCTTATCTTTACAAAAATGTGAAAGCTTAAATAAGTTTAGAAACAAGGAAATCAGCATTTAACCCCTAAAACAATTCTACCCTCCCAACGACTAAAAATGCATTtatcattttgaatttcaaggaaatttatctttttttcaggTGGTATACAAATGATAACAAACCGCAGTGATGGCTATTGGTTGATGTAATCTCTACACGTAGTTCCAGTACAAAAAttaaagccaaaaacaacaatggaTTCGAAATCGTTGCCGCTGAGTCGACTCCAGTCGAATTTAACGTGCTCGATCTGCCAGGGCTACCTGATCGACGCCACGACCATCACTGAGTGCATGCACACCTGTGAGTACCTACACCGTTTCTTCCCCACTATAATTATCCGGCTATTATCTACGCATCATTATGCAAAGCCATCATTCTCTGTCCCTCTgccgggtttttttttctaaatttttcttttaaattacAGTTTGCAAATCCTGTTTGCTGCAACGAGTCGAGAGTGGAAGGACGTTTTGCCCGCGGTGCGGGATTCAACTGCAACGGTCTCGTCTGGGCGAACAACTGAAGCTGGATCATGCCGTTCAAGCTTTGGTCTACGCTGCCGTTCCCGGTTTGTGGCAAGAAGAACAGCGCAGGCGCAAGCACTTCGTCGATCATCATCCTTTGTGTacgtatttattttattttttttttttaatctattttCGATCAAactttccctattttttttttttgaacggtGATGAAGATGTACTTACATCGACTCTTCCTTCTTAACCCCCGTCAACTGTGGTTACATGCCGACGTGATGGATGTTTTAAAACATGCACCCAACCGCGCCCACGTTAAAAAtcctctcccccctccttttcttgtttcgcATCCAATGGATGTGCCTGTCGGAGTCTTTTTCTCCGATTTCTATGagtttgaagaaagaaaaagaacgacgGGGGGTTGTCTCCCTTTCCCCCCCTTGAATCGACGCCCCTCTCTAGTTATGATTCATCGTTTTCGGGACTGTCAATCAACCTGAAAGTAGCGTGATCGGTTCGAATTTGACTAACGCATTTCCCTTGTTAATCGATATATTTCCAATGGTTGCACAAAGTACAtacttgtttttaaaaatgcaatcTCGTTATCAGAGTGGCGGTGTACCACTGGCTTAATGGGTTGCGCGTTCGGTACTCCCGCCATATCGGCACGAGACACGCTGCGCATGACAATTATGGGATCATTTCACAGTCGAACCGTCAAAGGCGGaagaattaacaaaaaaaaagagaaccccTCCGAAAACctgtttattttcaatgttATCACATGTTTTGCATGTCACTAAAAGAGATACATCCACAACGTGTCTTAAAActtgatggaattttttttattatagcaACTTCGGTGGCCCCTCCGCTACAACACCCGACCTGCTTCTCGCCGTCTGACCCCATCTCCCTCTCGCTCGACTTCATACCTCAGtaagttttcccttttttttttttttttttttttttttaaggtttctCAGTTGTAAACCCATTTCTGGCCCAACAGGTCGCGCGAAGAGGATTCCAACCTTAACCTGAAAGGCCCTTGTTCACCTCAGGTATATATTACACAACTTGATGTGCTTTATTGAGGTCtgattggatttcttttttaaaacagacGATTGGTAGGCGTTTCTTTCGCTGTccggctgctgttgctgttcaCCACTTTCAGAAGCTCCTCAGCCTAAAATTTGAACTTCCACCTCATTATACTGTAAGtgaataaatttaattttcttagGAAGAAAAGTCAATTGTATTCTTGCATGAAAATAGATTGAGATTCACTGCCAGGGAGAAAAATTAGCGTCTTCTTTCAGACTGATGGATGTCGCTTACAAAACGGGTTGGACTCAGGTATGTGCCTTCTATGATTctttcgaatttttcaaaccGATCAATCAATGTCGGAGTTACTTGAAAGCTTACGGGGCTCCTGCGAATACTTTGCAACATTCCACACagccaattttcttttgtatttaaatGCCTCACGTTTTCAATTAGGAGGAGCCACTGCGCTTAGAgtacaaaattgttaaaaatcCGGCTAGCAAAGCGACAGTGTTAATTTCCGGAAGCACTGCCGAACACGTCACTCAATCTAATCGGTGTCACAGTAGAACGTCGTCTACAGAATTCAGTGGCAAAACTACCACTGGTGTTAAACGTTCATCCGCACCTCCGCCATCTACTCCGGCCAAACAGCAGAAATTGTCTATATCCATCAAAAAGGCTGCGTTGCAAAATAATGCGGAAGAAGTTGTCCATCGTTCGCCTATGAAATCGCCCCAAGAACAcgtcaacaagaaaaagagcggCCGGAAGAAGCGGAAAAGACGGAAAACGATGGATTTAATTCCGATCATGGAACCCATGTACCCACTCAAAGTTAAAATAGTTGAAAGAATGAAATCACCCGAGTATTCGTGGCCCCGACCTAACGGCGTCGAACTTCTCGTTCAAGCGGCGGAATTGGCATCGCGTCAGAATCCCACTCCGCCGCCGGAATCTGAAAAAACGGATGCACCCAATAGTCCGCCTCCATTGCTTCCGATATGCAATAGTGATACGGTGAATAACAATAGCAAACCAACGTGTCTCGAGAAAGAAATTGCGAAAGAAGATACTCCGCAATTGACCGGAATGGCGGAAGATGATTTGGAAGAAGACGACAAGTTGTTGATGGTCGACGAAACGAATTTGAACAGCAGCAATGGAAGAGATTCCGGAATGGCTAATGATGATGAAGAGGATGATTCGGCTGGAGCGTTGGATCTTTCGGCTAAATCATCGCGGTATTCTCCTCCAGATGAATCAAGTAGCAAAACGCAAAGCAAATCCGTTTCGCCTCCGTTCATCCAGCAGCGATCCACCGCGCTTCATTCGATCACTGACAGCTTAGCTGAAAGGCAACAACGcatccagcaacagcaacgcCGTTTACCTACCCATCATCCGGAAGCCATGAGGAATTTGGTAACGTTGTCTCAGACGGCCGCGTTAGTTCCGCCGCATCCGCAGCAAGTAGCCACTCAGCGGCTCATTGTAGCGTCGTATATGCATCAGTTCGCGGCTGCTGCGGCCGCTAGAGCCGCATCCGCACCGCTACGCCCTCCTAAACCCCCTCAACCGAGTAAGTCCCTAACCCACGGGTTGTTACGGCGTCCATTCTGATTTGCTCTCCTATGTAACTCACTCGCCAGTGcataatttctatttttgcgTCATCTTATATAGCCTATTTGAAACAGTTTCATGtcctccatttttgttttcttgtcagAGTGCGTTGTTAGGtttatttcttaatttataAACAAGCCGCTGTATAAAAGTGCTATAGAGAGTTATGGTTCAAAGTGtgatggaattctttttttggcttagTTTTGTCGgaggttgttgttgtctcTGTCCACTATGACGTAACGTTTATGCGTTTTCCTCCTACAAGAAAGCTTTTTTGATGATcctatttttctgtttcttgtttattattttttttacgtgtttttgtttttgtatggAAGAGTATGCTAATACCAAAAAATGTTGCAAAATAAATGGTTATGACGTCATCGTGTTTCTTTGTGCGCGTTCTCAATCGATCATTATGACACGGTGCGCTGTGATTGGCCGAAGGGCGGAGTCAGAGCCGCTTTCCTGTGGGCCGGGCCAAAAGGAAGTATCCAATCGGGAAAATGGGGTCGCCAAGCAGAAGTCTCTTTGCCTAGTTTGTGGAAACattccaaaaaagaattcgcgtatttcaaaatttgtaCAATAGGTTGCTTGAAGAGGCAGTGGAATCAAGGTAgttcttattcattttcaaaagatgAGCAATCAAGTCTTCAATTGTTCTACCCTTGTACGTCTTGTGTGGGATCTTGATCGAAAAAAAGTGAGTCATGGATACTTGATATTTTGTGGTAAAGAATCAGCATCGTCGTTTGTAACTCGATTTCCTCTCAAGAATGGCTGGGTAAGTCACAAATTGAGACCATTGTTGCATAATGGATACACGTCCCGTGAAGGGTGTACCATTCAGATCGGATAATTGAATCAACGTTTAGAAtgagtttgtttttatggTCAGACATAGAGAACGAAGGGCGagaatttttggttttcgtaTATCGAGAATGGAAAGCGTAGTGCATATCGAGAGGGGGTTTCTATGGTTACCATAGATGCTCAATACGCCTGTTCTTGCCATCAGTGGTTTGGAATGTTCGAAGCGCGCGGAGATTATTATTCCAAAGCGCCATTGTACTGCCATCTAGTGACTGATTTAGGtataaaaatatc comes from Daphnia carinata strain CSIRO-1 chromosome 2, CSIRO_AGI_Dcar_HiC_V3, whole genome shotgun sequence and encodes:
- the LOC130686600 gene encoding polycomb group protein Psc-like — protein: MDSKSLPLSRLQSNLTCSICQGYLIDATTITECMHTFCKSCLLQRVESGRTFCPRCGIQLQRSRLGEQLKLDHAVQALVYAAVPGLWQEEQRRRKHFVDHHPLSTSVAPPLQHPTCFSPSDPISLSLDFIPQSREEDSNLNLKGPCSPQTIGRRFFRCPAAVAVHHFQKLLSLKFELPPHYTIEIHCQGEKLASSFRLMDVAYKTGWTQEEPLRLEYKIVKNPASKATVLISGSTAEHVTQSNRCHSRTSSTEFSGKTTTGVKRSSAPPPSTPAKQQKLSISIKKAALQNNAEEVVHRSPMKSPQEHVNKKKSGRKKRKRRKTMDLIPIMEPMYPLKVKIVERMKSPEYSWPRPNGVELLVQAAELASRQNPTPPPESEKTDAPNSPPPLLPICNSDTVNNNSKPTCLEKEIAKEDTPQLTGMAEDDLEEDDKLLMVDETNLNSSNGRDSGMANDDEEDDSAGALDLSAKSSRYSPPDESSSKTQSKSVSPPFIQQRSTALHSITDSLAERQQRIQQQQRRLPTHHPEAMRNLVTLSQTAALVPPHPQQVATQRLIVASYMHQFAAAAAARAASAPLRPPKPPQPSKSLTHGLLRRPF